TTGCTTGGGGATATTTCACACTGACACTTAAGCTTTGGCTGAAAGCATGTGTCCTGTGCAATGCATCAAGCTGGCCGTATGCACATCAGGGTGACTTGCAGCTGCCTAAATGCAATTGCCCCCTGGTGCAGCGAGACACTGTACCATCAGGGAGTGGCAATGGGACAGGCTGGGGTGCCCTATCTCAGAAAAAGTAACAATTTGGTtaattaattgaattgaatGACAGACAAAGCAGAATCCCAGTAAAAGAGATTCATCTGAAAGTTACATTTATGAATACATGCATGcttataaatatttacatatttaatttgTCATAATAGTGCTAAATTGAAAAATTTCTCTCAATTAGCTTaggttttaatgaaaagtgaagataaaatgtataaaatggaATGGCATTATTCAATAATAACCCCATGAATTAcagtattacattttatttaaaaagtaacattacTGATATTATGCCATCAGATCCTTCTGTGTGAATTATTTTCTTTGCACTGTAATTTTTACTCCACAAATCTAAAAACACGAATgtttccacaaatccctcaACAACAAATAGAAATTGTATCAATGTAATTTAGAGATGAAGGCCATAATATGTGTTTTTGCCATTTGATAAcgatatcattttcaaaaacttgcgcTTCGgggctgtttacatgacaccgttttaaatgtgttttggcctttcattttgggggcctgaaaacgcaaacttttgaaaacgtttTAAAAGTGCATGTTCttgaaaacgataccattaTCGTCTAAGTGTAAAGAACAAAAACACGGATCGTGAGTGGCACAAGTGCTCTGTAAAAGAATGTGTATGTGCAGATGCAtgtatttctttacaaagtgacatcaatAACTTCATTACATGAATATTCAagattgaatatatatatattgtatatataactatatagcAAATTTAGTCACATTAACatataatattgtatatataactgtaactatataacaaatttagttacattaatataactatattaattatataacaCGTATCTGAATACCTAAGCAAACTAACCCTAGAAAATGAGCTATTCcagagcaggttatgttcagagagTAAGTTGCTATGACTACTTACCTACCCTGAAAGTTATCTGTTTTTGGAACTGAAAGTTGAGGTTATCCGCTTACTTACTCGTAAATGttacataacctgctttctgaaATAAACCCCTGGTCAAGTTGTGAAATGAGCAACCCtacatttacaataaaaagTTTAATTCTCCTCTATAAGCTTACcataacaattaaaatgtttaaattttaatgacatttatttaatgaCTAAAATAATAGAGCATGTAGTACTATGCACATTTACTGTACATCAAAGATATAAGTAAATAATGTAAAGTTTAATTTTGAATAAAACAGAGCAACTGATTATGTGTAAGttttattcacaaaaaaatgagaagTCCTGACATATAATTAGCAGAAATACTTTAGTTTAAACATACACAGTAACACTCACTTCACACTGTGGTCTGCTCATGCAGTCCCAGTGATAACAGCCTTTGCAACTCACattcaatgcaaaaaaataaaataaaaatgacatttacaaCAAACCTGTATTAAAATTGTGAATGCACTGATGttcaaaaaagtaaaaaaaaaaaaaaaaaaaaaaaaaaaaaactggattgTCTGGTTTAGCACAAGTCATCTTCATTGAAAAAGAATGAAGTTGATATACATTATATTGGTTATCACAGGCATAATTCATGCCACAATAagattatacacacacacacacatatttattcatatatatatatatatatatatatatatatatatatatatatatatatatatatatatatatatatatatcccatcACAAGTACATTAACATGTTTTCATGGATGTATGCAATTTTGGAAACATATAACACAAGGAATTCAAGTCTACCCAGATCAGAAGTGGAAATTGCTGCTGCTATgaaagaggcacaaaatcatgTAGGCTATTGGGCAATTAACTGCATTAATAGCTGCATCAACTGTATTAGTCTGCTATCAAGGCTCAAGCCTCTGTTACTTGTTCTGAAATTAGgttttggaattagcaacagaggcttgggatgagatgcATAAGAAATTAATCCCCCACACAAGAgagttttaaggacaaaaacctgatGTCTTGAAAtatgtcttgaggtgtggtatAAGCAGAATAGTTCACACCGAACCcctgaattattagaaaataacgCACTCCCGGCCCGtcatcaattattccttacataaGCTTAACTTTGTTTAACACAGACTAATTACCTTTATGTAAGCCGAGAAGCATGCACTAATATTTTCTGAGTCACTTTAACACAAATCAGGAAACTTGAGAATATTCATGTAACCTCTGCCCAGTGATACCAAAAATCAAACACACTGATTATTTCAGAACATCAGCCAAAACGCATAACACATTtcccatttttagttgaaaatagTGTTGTGTAAATAGCCACTTATTTTTTAACACGTTGAAGCAAGCTTCTTCTCTGGCTAACTTGAAAGGGGGCGGCGCACACTGATTGACCAGCCGCCACTGATTTTCAAAATCACTTCCCAACTGAAATGGAATTTAACCAGACTGCATAATGAAGATTGGGGCTAGTTGTAACATTTTTTTACCATAGTTAATACTGTATGCAGGAATTTTTTCGTCTGAAAAATCACATACTTAGGTACAAAAAGCTATTGAACATTTCCATCTTTATAGTTGAGGGTCAAAGATACAGTTAATTTTACACATGGTAATACAGACACTATAATATGTTGTCACAcaatacactcttaaaaaataaaagttttttttaaatgcataagctatctaacgactttttttttttttcttcatttaacGGCATGTCAGCAGCAAGGCTATCTTCGTGGCAAGTAAAAAGTAAACAATgagtataaaatatataataactgatttttaaaaaaaaacaatttagctAAAAACAGAATAACTTAATTGTTACTGTAGGCTGCAGTGCAAGTATAAGTTTCAGGAGTGTTTAAGATGATGGTTTAAAgatgccatcgaattgaaaattgaatttacctcggcatagttgaataacaagagttcagtacatggaaatgacatacagtgagtctcaaacaccattgtttcctccttcttatgtaaatttgatttgtttaaaagacctccgaagaacaggcgaatctcaacataacaccaactattacgtaacagtcaggatcattaatatgtacgaccccaatatttgcatatgccagcccatgatcgaggcattacacaagggcagccagtattaacgtctggatctgtgcacagctgaatcatcagactaggtaagcaagcaagaacaacagtgaaaaatggcagatggagcaataataactgtcatgatccatgataacatatttttagtgatatttgtaaattgcctttctaaatgtttcgttagcatgttgctaatgtactgttaaatgtggttagagttaccatcgtttattactgtattcgcggagacaagagagccgtcgctattttcatttttaaacacttgcagtctgtataattcataaacacaacttcattctttataaatctctccaacagtgtgtaatgttagctttagcccattagccacggaacactatcaaactcattcagaatcaaatgtaaacatccaaataaataccatacttaaaTGATcggatgcatgcatgcagcatgcatgacaaacattttgtgaagatccattttgagggttatattagctgtgtgatctttgtttatgcaatgtattagagtcgcgagctcgggggcaggaaggatttaaaggggaagcagcctgaatctgcacatatttaatgatgccccaaaataggcagttacaaaaattaataaaaaaaaaatctatggggtattttgagctgaaacttcacagacacattctgtggaatccttagacttatattacatcttgtgaaaaagcattctagggcacctttaactacagCGCTAACAGACATGTCTTCAGCTGTTTCTCAAAGGCTGTGATGATCTCAGCAGGTTTTGTTGAGGAACCACAAAGGAACAAATTTCTTCTGTCAATACTCACAGAGCAGAATAGAAACAAAGAAAAGGCACTAGAAGTAAAATCTTCTCTGGTTTTGATTGTGCTCCTTGGTTAATTTCTGGTGGACACAAAGACAATTGTGTTAGGTTGAGTAAAAACGaatgaaaaatatttcattgtgttttaaaaGAGGTCTCAAAACAATGTTAAACAATCTCATTCTCActtatttaaaatcattaaaaacattattagctTAAATTAAACCTCTTTTTCACAAACCTAGTTTCACACtttgaattattaattcatttgtGATGTAGCATTTGTAGATTCCCGTATCATTGTGTTGAAGGTTGTTGAGTTTGAGTGAGAAGTTTCCATTCAGATACTCCTCAGGGAAGGTTGCAGTTCTGTTCTTATATGATGAATCCTGTTTTTCCACTGAAACTTCACCCTTAATAATGTCAAACACATTCAGGGTCTTATTGTGTCTCCATTTGACTGTAATGTCTTCAGTTGTAAATATACGTTCTCTAGCAGAACAAGGTAAAACAGCAGAGCCTCCAATAACATCCTCAATCGGGACCTGCAAAGGCACTGAAAACAGAGAGaagtattaataataaaaaatgtttttcatgcaTCAAAAAAGGAATTTGCTTTATTAATGACTGCTGACTCAATGGCATCTTAACCTGTTTACTGTCAGTCAGAGAATTCAAATTCTGAAACCCAACCCCAAACCacatttaaaatgcagtttatacataaaataaattgaatACACGTCTGCTGGTGGTTT
This genomic stretch from Megalobrama amblycephala isolate DHTTF-2021 linkage group LG2, ASM1881202v1, whole genome shotgun sequence harbors:
- the LOC125253279 gene encoding matrix remodeling-associated protein 8-like isoform X2, which encodes MSVMIIRCCIVLVPLFMLMNEESQFAVEGITVNWKHHDTLKVYDIIKGQGSVEGQDPAFKSRAETFPDEYEKGNFSLKLNNLEYNDTGKYQCYIIEESDIQTVELLIEVPLQVPIEDVIGGSAVLPCSARERIFTTEDITVKWRHNKTLNVFDIIKGEVSVEKQDSSYKNRTATFPEEYLNGNFSLKLNNLQHNDTGIYKCYITNELIIQSVKLEINQGAQSKPEKILLLVPFLCFYSAL
- the LOC125253279 gene encoding CD276 antigen homolog isoform X1; translated protein: MSVMIIRCCIVLVPLFMLMNEVSLQVTVVGLIGGSVALPCSFKESQFAVEGITVNWKHHDTLKVYDIIKGQGSVEGQDPAFKSRAETFPDEYEKGNFSLKLNNLEYNDTGKYQCYIIEESDIQTVELLIEVPLQVPIEDVIGGSAVLPCSARERIFTTEDITVKWRHNKTLNVFDIIKGEVSVEKQDSSYKNRTATFPEEYLNGNFSLKLNNLQHNDTGIYKCYITNELIIQSVKLEINQGAQSKPEKILLLVPFLCFYSAL